The DNA region ATAAAACTCACAACCCCATTTCAACCTTCCTCCACCTGCAGACTGCGCCTATGGACTCTTCTCTCTTGTCGGCCGGTGTCTCCAACGCCGTCAATTCTCCCCCCTTACTACTCAGCTCCCCCTTCGTTGATTCCCCCATCTCTCATCTTTCTTTCTCATGATTGCTTATAAATGATTCAATCTCACATCAATAGCGCATGGTAGTTGAGAACTGGGAACTACAAACTGGTGAAGGAAGGTGTCTTTGTATCTTTGACAGTTGGGTTCTTCACCAGAATTTGTGTGTCCATGATAATTATTcgatcatttatatataaaaaagaaaaatgaaaaagtgaGGTTACTCAGAAACCTAATTCATTTAAGATGATTTAATGAACCATTAATTACACAAATTTTACACAATTTCTCAGCAACCATGCAAGGCCGTGAGGAGAGAACCTTGTGATTGTGCTGGTGTCCCTCAAAGTCAGGCCTTTTAAAAATTCACTTTTCCATATAGTTTTTATTAATTGATTATCGCCAAAagtaaatttgaatcacattattgataGTCTATTGTGAGATTAATCATATCCCttcctcttagtgtaaataatatcatttgttaaaaaaaaaaaagttgaaaataagAATTATACTTGCACAACTCTGCCTAACACATGGCAAGTTATGAATGGTGTGGTAGTGCCGCTCAGTATGATTCAATGTCAAGCCAAGCAGCACACCTGATTATTCCAGAAGACGCGCCCATGCATGACTTCCAAGTAGGGAGGAAGATAAATATGGCACAAAAATAAGTTCCAAGTAAATGTGAGCAATCTCTGATATAAATTATATCGTTTCCGAAGTAGTCATTGTTTTTAGGTCGTGCACAAAGACATCGTCGAACGTCCCTTTTGAATTTACATCGTCAAACAGGCCCCAAACCTAAAATTACCAGGCAGCTATGCAGAAACTGGTATGGGTGAAAGAATTGATGGAACAAGATTGGGTGTCTACAAAATCAAACAATGATCTATACCTTTGATTAATTACAAGATACAACACAATTTCAATATCTCGGAAGCATTCTTGAGGCgtacggattgctttctgacgAAGTGAGAGGAACTGTTGAGAATTCCGAATCAGAGTGCTCCAACCGAAAATTACTGCGAAAAGGTGAGGGGCTTGTGTCTTGGATTGGTGATAAATTAGTTCTTGAGAAACCAGGCTCACCCCCACTAGTTGTTCTGTGGTCAGGATTCGATGGACCGGTATGCGATTTGGTTGGAGTTCTATATGAATCTTCTTGAGATCTGCCTGAATCGTCGGCCAACTCccgtctctccctttcttcagTTTCTTTGAGAAGAAAATCAACCCACAGATCTGCAAAGGACTGGAGTTGGAAGGGAACAATGTTAGTGGAAGAATCCATGAACCAAATTCGGAAATAACAGTTTAATGAACCCACTTGGATAAAGGAAACGCTCTAGGAACAATTTTCCGGGCAGCTTATTGATTCAAATTTAAAAGCTAATAGAGAACGATGCTTATGCAAGGTAAAACAGCACTAGCTGGAGATTCAAGTACGCCAATTAATCTTGCCATCGAACGGAGACAAATAAGTACCTGGTTATCAGCTGCTGCATTTGCAGATAATCCAGCTGAACCGCCTCCCAAAATTCCACCAACAAGGCGACCAGGTAGAGAGAAAACTCCACGAACAACACCTTTGCCTGCACCTTGAGAGACGCCTATTCTCTGCTTGTCTTCATCAGGGAATCCCAGCATGCGAGCCATAAGATCCAGAACCTGAAGAGCCACATAAAAATTACGTGAGTCTGcttacagaaaataaaaggagataACCAGGTTTAAAAAGAAGGGCAAAACTTGTGTCCGTGGTGCATAAAACCTTAGTTGGGTTAGGGAACTGACcaatgaaaaattattaaattctAGCAGAAACTGAAGAAAACAGCAAGAACACTTTTGGTATTACCCCACCATAGCTAGTCTAAATAAATCTTCATACCTCTTTACTGTGGTTTCTCTGGAAGTAGGTCACCAGTAACTTGATCACAATGCGTCTGTGAACAAAACCAATCTTCATTAATGAAACAGCTTTAAAATAAAGTatgtaaacaaaaaatatacCAATGATCCTTAATGACAATAGAAGAAAACACTTCTCTGAAAAagtaagaagaaagaaaaaggtaaaatgaaagaaagaaaagaaggttGGCCTCTACTTGAGGCATGAGCCATAACtgaaaattgaacacaaaacGAACACCAATACTCTTATCTACCCTAAAACCCAACAGAAGGCCAACCAAAAAGTTAAACAGACCAACCTGTCAACAAGATAATCTGAATCTACCGACATCCTATTAAGCCTGGTCATGCTCTGCTCAACAGCTCGGCGTAATTTTGCATTGTCTTCCTCAAGTTTATTTACTCTGCTTTTCCAATCTACTACTATTTTTTCAGCTTGTGAAAGCTTGGACAaaatttcttccttttctttctttgatgcTTCTGCCTGATGGTCCGCTTCCTGGTAGAATCATAAACATTTAAATTCTGATATGCTTATGCCTGCGTGTGTGAGCAATATGTGTGGGTGCATGTGCGAGagcatgtgtgtatgtgtgtaggTGTGGGGGGAAGGGAGGGCTCCAGTTTTATGCAAGTTAAACATTGTGAATTATATAGTACCAACCATCAGAATATACAGAGCTTAAATTCGTGTAAGTGATGCAACTTTATATGATATAATCATGTAAGGATTTATCTTCTTGTACTTATCGTCTCTAAGACTATCctcaacaaacaaaacaagtatGATTTGCTAATCACAGTGATGGAACACCAATGTAATAAATGTACTGAAAGAAATATTATATAGCACAAGAAGCAAATTAGAAATTGCATACTCAGACAAAATAtgaaaatgcaaaggaaaaaaaaaaaaagcaatcatACTTTCAAGAGCCGCGAAAGCTTAGCTGACTCTTCCCTTGCCCGAGACAAATCTCCTTCCAAATGTTCCTATACATAAAAGGAAACTAGCATCAAAATAATAATCTCGGGATTCATACATCAACACAAAACATTCCAAAATGCCTTCCTTGATAATTCAATAGGCagacaaacaaaatttacatttggTTACCTTAGCTTCAATTTCAGCATAGTACTGACCAAGAGCAGTTTGAagattcaagagttcaacatttTTGGCATCTATTGTGCTCATGCAGCTTTCAAGTCTTTTATTCAGATCAGCAATAACTTCCTTTGATTTCTGAATTTCATTGTTGTTGCTCATCTTGAATTGGTCCTGATTTGCAATTGCCTGATTCAAAGCTTTCTCCAAATGTAAAATTTGAGCTCTTCGATATTCGTTACTTTCTCGAAGTTCTTCAATAATTTTGCTGTCTTCATCCATTTTTTCAGAATCTTCAGATTCCTAGAGAAGGTATATGCCATATGGAAAAATCAGTCATCAATTCTGCGAGACATTTTCATTTAGGAAATACAGGATGTAAAACCCACCAAAaatgtttcccaaaaaaaacaaaaaaaaaagataaaatgatTTGGGTCCATCTTGAACCTGATTCAAGGATCAACTCAGAATTAAACCACAAATCTGTCACCTGATTTTGAAATAAAGAAAGTTTCATCATATATCTACCCCATAAGAGCTCCCAATTTTTGTAAATTACGGATAATGAAGAATCCCTAGATGCTGGAGACATCTACCCCAAAACATATCTCAAGAATTCTAAATTCTCAATTTGTCTCCAATAGTGAATATATAATATTTGCAGAAGATGATATGTAGTGTCAAAGTTCATATATTAGCAGAATATATCATACAAAAACAAGCATAGGTCCATTTTTATAAACAGTCAATAAATATCAAATAATTTAACACAATATCAGATAACTTAACACTCTTTGGTTTAGTCATCAGATTTTCTGCCAAGGGTAATACAAAACAGTACAACAGCCCGCAGTCACTATCTATTGTCTCCCTCATTAAACTTTTGTTATTAATGGTCCCTTCAAAAACCAAGTGCAatagcgttctaggattcatttagccgaccccactcagtgggataaggcttggttgttgttgttgtgtaaTGGTCCCTTCAATAATGGCTGTGCAATAGAGAGAATAATCCACTGAAAATTATCCTCACTCACAATCCCATCAATTTCATTGTCAAATGGACCACAATGCGAATagtaaatatttttcatttaataTCATGTCAGGCACCGCAATGTGAATAATGAATATTTTCAAGACATGTAACCTTTTCCAACAAATGCTGTTTAAGGCGTGACAATTGTTGCAAGGTTTTGTCCCTTTCAAGACGTGtttccttcaaatttttatcaaactCTCGTAACGATTTCtccatttcttcctttccagGAAAACTTTCTGAAGATTCCACCTTCtgcacaaaattttaaaatactgATAATAAGCAGAAGAATTGCTGTCAAAGTACAAAGAACTGAGTTATGTTAAAACATACAATCGCACCCACACCTAATACACAAAGGGAGAGGGATTAAGAAATAGGATGCCATCCTATGCAGGaaaaaagtaataattgttttccccaaaaattctcaaaacaaGATTACCTGCATTTCACTTGCAGTTCTGCTCACTTTCAAAGCGCCCTCAAGTTCATTTTTCTCCATCTATGCAATGACATAGTATTAGGGTTGATTGTCAAAGTAACACAAACTCTCGTAAAAAAAGGTATGACAAAATAAAGCACCAATTATCAACCTTAAGACTATTATTTTCCTTCTGCAGGGTTGCAATTAACCTTTTCAAACTCTCTGCACCATTATTTGCATTTTCATCCTCCCTTCTATTCAACTCCATTTGCAGTCGATTTATCTCAGACATTTTCTCATTCAACTCACTGCTTATTTTGCTTATCTCGACGGAGGTCTTCCAAAAGAAAGTACATGCATGGTGAAAGACAGAGGTCAGAGCACCAAAAAGTGGAACATAAATGTACACATACAGCTGCCCTCATAAATACAGCCCTTGATGTCTGAAAGAAAGtagaggaattttttttttttttgcatatttCCTAATTAAAATGGCAATGATGCAGTGTAGAGGAAACCCGCATATATTACACAGATATATCAGTAGATTGATACAAATAGACAATGCAAAAATAATGAGCAGTCAAATATATGCATCTAATATCAATGTCTCTGTCCAACTTTGAAACTCACCTTTTCCCTATCCAACTTCAGAAATTTGAGCTCTTCCTGGATTGCTTCATTCAATTTCTGTTGTTCTGTGAATGGACGaagattgaataaaaaaaaattagataaatgGTTGAGATGACTTGTAGAATTCCTTCTGAATCTTGCACAGCAATGTACCTTGTAACTTTTGATGTATCTTTTCTGACTGATTGCGTTCTTTTTTAAGTTCCATCCGTAATTTTTTCATCTCAGCAGTAGCTAGCACTGCTGTCGGGGACCTATTATTCTCTTCTAGTAAATCTGCAAGCTCCTAGAAGGCATTTATACATCTGTTGTCAAGTTCTTTCACCATTAAAAGAAAATAGCATACTGGAGatccaaaaaataaattcaaattcTAACTACAGCCAAAACTGCTTTGGATATCTATTATGGGTTTCAGTCTATACAGAATTCCGGGGGTTATCTTATTCTAGTATTTGGTTCGATTGGGAAGCTTTTATAATCTAGGTTGTGTGGTCCATGTTTATGTCATAGTGGATACTGCCTTAGAATATTTGCTTCTATGATTTTTTCTAATACTGTTTCTGTCCAAGTTGTGGCCATCTTGTCCACTCCTTGTGTAATTTTATTGATTCATTCATTTCTGTTTGTGGTAACAGAtcatagaaagaaaaaacactaataaaaaaaaggagacAGGTAGATCTAACCGAAATAGAAAAGAATACAAGGTGCATTACCCTTTCACTCCCTTGCATATCTGAAAGCTGTGAAATCCCATTGCTTGTACTGTCTTGTGTAAAGACAACACCATTCTGTTTCTGATGTCCAGAGTATCCAATTTTTGCTGGACTTGTCACTTTATGCTGTCTGTTGGGCGACTGATTACCACTTCCCTGAATAAATTTGAAGCTAACTTAGCCAATTATCAGAGCTCGAGGACAATCAATGACGACAACTAAGTAAAAACAATTCTTGCTAACTCAATAAAGTAGCAcatataaaggtcgtacccagtgcacaaggctcccgctttacgcagggtctgggagaggtgaatgtcggctagccttacccccatttatgaatgtcggctagcacatatgaaattattaaataatatgGAAGCAATTAAACCACTCCATAAAGGGGTTGAGGATCTGGAACTCTGCTATGCCAGTTAAATACACCTCTCGATTCAAGTACCTTATTAATGCCCTTCTTACTAAATGTTCAGATAACTAACACGCagaccaaatatatatataaataacaaGTAGCCAGTATCTTAAATATATACCTTCTGACCAATAAACCTTGTGCTATATGATAAAAGAAGTATCATAAAgaagtttatgatttaattgAAGCTAACCACTAAGTACTAGCAAACTTACTGAACAGACTCATTGCAAACAATGTTAATGATGACGCAAGTAGATTTTGTCATAACAACTACCTTGAGCACGTTGACTCCATTTGCAGCTGCtttgtgattttcatttttAGCTGCATTCAGAGATGCAGTAGTTGAGTCCAGATTCTGTTTCAATGAGCCATTTTCTTTACTCAATCTGGATATTTGATCCTGTCAAACGGGAGGGTTTCCAAAAGTCAAAAGACATGTTGTAATATATTTTATTAAGATGCCACCCCATACAGAATATAAGGTGTACGAATCCAACCACAGGAATACAGAATATAAGGAGCATGGATCCAACTAAAGATACTCCATCaaacaacataaacaaaaaggaagtaATCAATAGTATAATTTCCCTAGAGTCATCGGGTACCTCTTTTTCCTTTAACAGAGCTGCATAGTTTTTTGATAATGCTTTTATTTCTGCCTCAGATTCCTGAAGCCTCTTAATTTCCAATTTGCATTGTTCAATCtaattaaagaaggaaaaaaaaagtgcaGATTAGAATATCATAACATACTCCATCTGATAAAGCAAACCAAATAACAGCTGCGAAAGATGAGAGACGACATGAGCAGTGACCAGTGAAGGTGATATTAAAACATAGGGCACGACGCCACCAAAAGCTAGCAAAATGTAGACTTTCACACTTTGTCACCACAATTCTGAATCCGGGCTTAGATCAAGTATAATGTGATAGACTCTGCCTATTTCTGCATTTGCACCATCGCACTACAGTTGCTAAAAGTTTAGCAATTTGACCAATAATTGCTTAACCAATAACACTTAATAAGACCTGCTAACAGGAATTATCTCGCTTACTAATTACTAACCATTGATTCCCTTTAAATTCTGTATGCTCTCAACCTAAACCGCAAATTAAGAGGAACCCCGCATTTCAATACGAAAATGAACCACAATTTGCAAATCTACCTCCATTTCGAAGTTTGAATTTGTAAGACACACACCGATGCCAAATGATTCAATGTTTCACTAACATAATAACCAAATTCTCAGCTAAAAAACACATAATCCTAAATCCACACTCATCGAAATCGATCCAAGCATTCATTAACAGCTCTAAAACCCAAATGAACAAATGACCGACACTAAAATAATTCCCTAAcccaaaaaaaatcccaaattaccCACGtttccaagaaaaaaaatcacaaacctCGGGAGTAATAGTAAAATCGACGCCATTGGGGATCGGAGAGCGGGAGGGGGATTTGGAATGGGCGAAGCTGTGGGAATTCCTCCGATCAGATAAGGAATAAGCTTTTTCTCCATTGATGGCGTGGATCTCGTACTCTTCgtcatcgtcgtcgtcgtcgtggACGTCCTGCGCCAT from Malus domestica chromosome 01, GDT2T_hap1 includes:
- the LOC103407300 gene encoding golgin candidate 3-like; protein product: MWSTIANLKENLNKMAQDVHDDDDDDEEYEIHAINGEKAYSLSDRRNSHSFAHSKSPSRSPIPNGVDFTITPEIEQCKLEIKRLQESEAEIKALSKNYAALLKEKEDQISRLSKENGSLKQNLDSTTASLNAAKNENHKAAANGVNVLKGSGNQSPNRQHKVTSPAKIGYSGHQKQNGVVFTQDSTSNGISQLSDMQGSERELADLLEENNRSPTAVLATAEMKKLRMELKKERNQSEKIHQKLQEQQKLNEAIQEELKFLKLDREKTSVEISKISSELNEKMSEINRLQMELNRREDENANNGAESLKRLIATLQKENNSLKMEKNELEGALKVSRTASEMQKVESSESFPGKEEMEKSLREFDKNLKETRLERDKTLQQLSRLKQHLLEKESEDSEKMDEDSKIIEELRESNEYRRAQILHLEKALNQAIANQDQFKMSNNNEIQKSKEVIADLNKRLESCMSTIDAKNVELLNLQTALGQYYAEIEAKEHLEGDLSRAREESAKLSRLLKEADHQAEASKKEKEEILSKLSQAEKIVVDWKSRVNKLEEDNAKLRRAVEQSMTRLNRMSVDSDYLVDRRIVIKLLVTYFQRNHSKEVLDLMARMLGFPDEDKQRIGVSQGAGKGVVRGVFSLPGRLVGGILGGGSAGLSANAAADNQSFADLWVDFLLKETEERERRELADDSGRSQEDSYRTPTKSHTGPSNPDHRTTSGGEPGFSRTNLSPIQDTSPSPFRSNFRLEHSDSEFSTVPLTSSESNPYASRMLPRY